In one Chelmon rostratus isolate fCheRos1 chromosome 7, fCheRos1.pri, whole genome shotgun sequence genomic region, the following are encoded:
- the fam168a gene encoding protein FAM168A isoform X2, with protein sequence MNPVYSPVQPGTPYGNPKNMAFTGYPGGYPATAPTYTPNLYQTGSPGYPPGYTSAGTPYKVPPTQSNGAPPPYTPTPTPYPTAMYPIRSAYPQQNIYAQGAYYTQPVYAAQPHVIHHTTVVQPNSIPSTALYPAPVPVPAPRNNGMAAMGMVAGTTMAMSAGTLLTTPQHPQIGGHPVTVPTYRPQGTPGYSYVPPHW encoded by the exons ATGAATCCAGTCTACAGCCCTGTTCAGCCTGGCACCCCATATGGAAACCCTAAGAACATGGCCTTTACAG GCTATCCAGGAGGGTATCCTGCCACGGCTCCCACCTATACACCAAACCTCTATCAAACAGGAAGTCCTGGGTATCCACCAG GATACACTTCAGCAGGCACCCCATACAAAGTGCCCCCCACTCAGTCAAATGGAGCTCCCCCTCCCTACACCCCGACCCCCACCCCATACCCAACAGCGATGTACCCCATCCGCAGTGCCTACCCTCAGCAGAACATATACGCACAG GGAGCGTATTATACCCAGCCAGTGTATGCGGCTCAGCCACATGTGATCCATCACACCACCGTGGTGCAGCCTAACAGCATCCCCTCCACAGCCCTCTACCCTGCCCCCGTCCCAGTACCTGCTCCTCGCAACAACGGCATGGCTGCCATGGGGATGGTAGCTGGGACAACCATGGCCATGAGCGCAG GGACCCTGCTGACAACGCCCCAGCACCCCCAGATTGGAGGACACCCAGTTACTGTGCCAACCTACAGGCCCCAAGGGACACCTGGGTACAGCTACGTACCACCTCACTGGTAG
- the fam168a gene encoding protein FAM168A isoform X1 → MASGHPTDKFSFMYQPDTHKSKNRLSSAMNPVYSPVQPGTPYGNPKNMAFTGYPGGYPATAPTYTPNLYQTGSPGYPPGYTSAGTPYKVPPTQSNGAPPPYTPTPTPYPTAMYPIRSAYPQQNIYAQGAYYTQPVYAAQPHVIHHTTVVQPNSIPSTALYPAPVPVPAPRNNGMAAMGMVAGTTMAMSAGTLLTTPQHPQIGGHPVTVPTYRPQGTPGYSYVPPHW, encoded by the exons ATGGCGAGCGGGCATCCCACAGACAAATTCAGTTTCATGTATCAACCAGACACGCACAAGAG caAGAACAGGTTATCATCAGCTATGAATCCAGTCTACAGCCCTGTTCAGCCTGGCACCCCATATGGAAACCCTAAGAACATGGCCTTTACAG GCTATCCAGGAGGGTATCCTGCCACGGCTCCCACCTATACACCAAACCTCTATCAAACAGGAAGTCCTGGGTATCCACCAG GATACACTTCAGCAGGCACCCCATACAAAGTGCCCCCCACTCAGTCAAATGGAGCTCCCCCTCCCTACACCCCGACCCCCACCCCATACCCAACAGCGATGTACCCCATCCGCAGTGCCTACCCTCAGCAGAACATATACGCACAG GGAGCGTATTATACCCAGCCAGTGTATGCGGCTCAGCCACATGTGATCCATCACACCACCGTGGTGCAGCCTAACAGCATCCCCTCCACAGCCCTCTACCCTGCCCCCGTCCCAGTACCTGCTCCTCGCAACAACGGCATGGCTGCCATGGGGATGGTAGCTGGGACAACCATGGCCATGAGCGCAG GGACCCTGCTGACAACGCCCCAGCACCCCCAGATTGGAGGACACCCAGTTACTGTGCCAACCTACAGGCCCCAAGGGACACCTGGGTACAGCTACGTACCACCTCACTGGTAG